A region of Fibrobacter succinogenes subsp. succinogenes S85 DNA encodes the following proteins:
- a CDS encoding ATPase, T2SS/T4P/T4SS family — protein MASEIESLLEYALNIGASELIVTEGAPSAVRFAGRVCAVPESTALPFGSLLEFLGAIDGESGTFVGGPWVNTKWRVKYFREALGNAVIFRPLMAECPDFTSLGAPAALDSLLGLSSGLVIFAGPACSGKTVSALSYVSALCSSGILRFCDLDESRELPVKTGESLKLVNTVGSTSEKLEQGLRSGTDLFWLGDFDGSSLISILRAAESGALVVMNVTAGNAVGVVDALLSAATPENRDLVRTMLAASLKAVVVQRLLPAAAEGGGAVSAWEILFNTQNVAAHIRSGEQFKLTSVMASSSSEGMLLMDDCLAELVRSNYVTAEEAGRYVSNPARLA, from the coding sequence ATGGCATCAGAAATTGAATCTCTTTTGGAATACGCCTTGAACATCGGGGCAAGCGAATTGATTGTGACCGAGGGCGCACCTTCGGCGGTCCGCTTTGCAGGTCGCGTCTGTGCGGTCCCCGAATCTACAGCACTCCCGTTCGGCTCTTTGCTTGAATTTTTAGGCGCGATTGATGGCGAGTCAGGAACGTTTGTCGGTGGTCCTTGGGTGAACACCAAGTGGCGCGTGAAGTACTTCCGCGAAGCGCTTGGCAATGCGGTGATATTCCGCCCGCTCATGGCCGAATGTCCGGATTTTACATCTCTTGGCGCGCCTGCGGCTCTCGATAGCCTGCTCGGTCTCAGTTCCGGTCTCGTGATTTTTGCAGGGCCAGCGTGCTCTGGAAAAACGGTCTCGGCGCTGTCTTACGTTTCGGCTTTGTGCAGTTCTGGCATTTTGCGGTTCTGCGATTTGGATGAAAGCCGTGAACTGCCTGTGAAAACGGGTGAAAGCTTAAAGCTTGTGAATACGGTCGGCTCGACCTCCGAAAAGCTGGAACAGGGCCTCCGTAGCGGAACGGACCTTTTCTGGCTTGGCGATTTTGACGGCTCGTCGTTGATTTCCATTTTACGTGCTGCAGAATCGGGCGCCTTGGTGGTCATGAACGTGACGGCGGGTAACGCCGTTGGCGTTGTCGATGCTCTCCTTTCTGCAGCTACTCCCGAAAATCGCGACCTTGTCCGTACCATGCTTGCGGCATCTCTCAAGGCTGTTGTCGTGCAGAGACTCTTGCCCGCTGCAGCTGAAGGCGGTGGCGCCGTTTCGGCCTGGGAAATCCTTTTTAACACGCAAAACGTGGCTGCTCACATTCGCAGCGGCGAACAGTTTAAGCTCACGTCCGTGATGGCTTCCTCTTCATCTGAAGGCATGCTCTTGATGGACGATTGCTTGGCAGAACTTGTTCGCTCTAACTATGTGACTGCCGAAGAGGCAGGTAGGTATGTTTCCAACCCCGCACGGCTGGCTTAA
- a CDS encoding type IV pilus twitching motility protein PilT: MRNQYMAKVLVHNKVVSEDQVKAHWGEISDSMDIGQVLVRAGILKQSMYDKVLAFVKNLEAKNAKPASKPAEKPAAASSAAPAPSASTPAQSSASAHPTAPAQPAPAAVSAAPAPQPEEEPAIKIEGNSSLYGEASSSTVVIEKVEGLETTSMASVQVPVESETPAEETATEELPSQFAVATGEGEAVEAPDVLHPITPLAKIIAYARKFNVTDVYLYADRQITMRQSGKLFIASEKVLEKTHLMDRLAEAAEGFADGYKIVVGRNFSKTMGLPGVGRARISVTWNDVTPSISIRIIPMESVALENLYLPEFSMQFATLNSGLVLIAGPSSSGRSTTMTAFAECIAANRQVFIQTVEKPIERLLQNPNGSIAQREVGLHVRSGAAGIELAIRTGADVILFDHLETMEELSLLMQASNAGALVFAVASGNNINALLSRLLMSVPSENRAAFACSLAEQLKGVIVQHLIPAVQNQGLVLATEAMKVTSTIAGMIRKCDVSQILSAISNQKDQGITLDDSLQMCVESGYIEGNEAWKRANDSRRFASYRKV, translated from the coding sequence ATGAGAAATCAGTACATGGCAAAGGTTCTTGTACACAACAAGGTTGTGTCCGAGGACCAGGTCAAGGCCCACTGGGGCGAAATCTCCGACTCGATGGATATCGGTCAGGTTCTTGTTCGTGCGGGAATCTTGAAACAGTCCATGTACGATAAGGTTCTTGCATTTGTGAAGAACCTTGAAGCGAAAAATGCGAAGCCCGCTTCAAAACCTGCTGAAAAGCCCGCGGCAGCCTCGTCTGCAGCCCCCGCGCCATCCGCATCAACGCCGGCACAGTCTTCGGCCTCGGCTCATCCCACTGCTCCCGCGCAACCTGCACCCGCTGCAGTTTCAGCCGCGCCTGCTCCGCAGCCGGAAGAAGAACCCGCCATAAAGATTGAAGGCAACAGCAGCCTTTACGGCGAAGCCTCTTCTTCGACGGTCGTCATCGAAAAGGTTGAAGGCCTCGAAACGACGAGCATGGCGAGCGTGCAAGTTCCGGTCGAAAGCGAAACGCCCGCCGAAGAAACTGCGACCGAAGAACTTCCGTCGCAGTTCGCCGTTGCTACCGGCGAAGGCGAAGCCGTTGAAGCTCCCGATGTCTTGCACCCGATTACGCCGCTTGCAAAAATCATCGCTTACGCCCGCAAGTTTAACGTCACGGACGTTTACCTTTACGCCGACCGCCAGATTACCATGCGCCAGTCCGGCAAGCTCTTTATTGCGTCTGAGAAAGTGCTTGAAAAAACGCATTTGATGGACCGCCTGGCCGAAGCGGCCGAAGGTTTTGCAGACGGCTACAAGATTGTGGTCGGCCGCAATTTCAGTAAGACTATGGGTCTCCCGGGTGTTGGTCGTGCCCGCATTTCCGTGACGTGGAACGACGTCACGCCGAGCATTTCTATTCGCATCATTCCGATGGAATCGGTGGCACTCGAGAATCTTTACTTGCCCGAATTCAGCATGCAGTTTGCAACGCTCAATAGCGGGCTTGTACTCATTGCTGGCCCGTCGTCGAGCGGCCGCTCCACGACGATGACCGCCTTTGCCGAGTGCATCGCTGCGAATCGCCAGGTGTTCATCCAGACGGTCGAAAAGCCGATTGAACGCTTGCTCCAGAATCCGAACGGCTCCATCGCCCAGCGCGAAGTTGGCTTGCATGTGCGCTCCGGTGCCGCTGGCATCGAACTTGCCATCCGCACCGGCGCCGACGTGATTCTCTTTGACCATCTCGAAACGATGGAGGAACTTTCCCTGCTCATGCAGGCTTCGAACGCGGGCGCTCTCGTATTTGCCGTCGCAAGCGGCAATAATATCAACGCGCTTCTTTCGCGCCTCCTCATGTCTGTACCGAGCGAGAACCGAGCCGCCTTTGCATGCTCGCTTGCTGAACAACTCAAGGGCGTCATCGTGCAGCACTTGATTCCTGCTGTGCAAAACCAGGGTCTTGTGCTTGCAACCGAAGCGATGAAAGTCACGTCGACGATTGCGGGCATGATCCGCAAGTGCGATGTGTCGCAGATCCTCTCTGCGATTAGCAATCAGAAAGACCAAGGCATTACGCTCGACGATTCTTTGCAGATGTGCGTAGAATCCGGTTACATCGAAGGCAATGAAGCCTGGAAACGTGCAAACGACAGCCGCCGTTTTGCGTCTTACCGCAAGGTTTAG
- a CDS encoding ABC transporter permease: protein MQTLKHIGIIALNTFRESIRDKILYNIDFLAIALTLFSIVLGEWSVFDRAYVIKSTTLSVMSLSGLLISIFVGISLVQKEIQRRTVLTLLSKPISRAAFIVGKYFGLLAVVAVHLTLLTGIYYAILWITNSSPTLSLLTAIYLIFCEMAVVIAVALLFSNFSSTVLSALFTLGVYFAGHLSDQLMEQVKFASRMGELQGTSSAILEKAAVVIHAVFPGLYRFNVTNYVVHGVALPDMYVFWNSVYALGYIGVFLAIASWWFSRRDFL from the coding sequence GTGCAGACGCTTAAGCATATCGGCATTATTGCCCTCAATACGTTCCGCGAATCCATTCGCGACAAGATTCTTTATAACATTGACTTTTTGGCGATTGCACTTACGCTTTTTAGCATTGTGCTTGGCGAGTGGTCGGTGTTTGACCGCGCTTACGTCATCAAGTCTACGACGCTTTCGGTGATGAGCCTTTCGGGTCTTCTGATTTCCATATTTGTGGGCATTAGCCTTGTGCAAAAGGAAATCCAGCGGCGCACAGTGCTCACGCTTTTGTCAAAGCCTATTAGCCGTGCCGCGTTTATCGTGGGCAAGTACTTTGGACTTTTGGCGGTTGTTGCCGTTCACCTGACGCTCCTCACGGGAATCTATTATGCGATTCTGTGGATTACAAATTCTAGCCCGACATTGAGCTTATTGACGGCGATTTACCTCATCTTCTGTGAAATGGCAGTCGTGATTGCTGTCGCACTCCTGTTCAGCAATTTCAGTAGCACGGTGCTTTCTGCGCTCTTTACGCTTGGCGTTTACTTTGCGGGCCACTTGAGCGACCAGCTTATGGAACAGGTCAAGTTTGCAAGCCGCATGGGCGAACTGCAGGGAACTTCTTCTGCAATTCTTGAAAAGGCGGCGGTCGTGATTCACGCCGTATTCCCTGGACTTTATCGCTTTAACGTGACGAACTATGTGGTGCATGGGGTAGCGCTCCCGGACATGTACGTGTTCTGGAACAGCGTCTATGCACTTGGTTATATCGGCGTGTTCTTGGCCATCGCAAGTTGGTGGTTTAGCCGGAGGGATTTCTTATGA
- a CDS encoding ABC transporter ATP-binding protein, which produces MSDLMIEIEHLHKTYRSGFTMKPKLALKDVSFNVEAGKVYGFIGPNGAGKSTTIKVLTGLLNFDSGKVLVNGISPRDVKSRQYIGYSPEQPYFYDYLSGRELLRFYGKLVGLKGAELESRIGWALELLHANKDWIDRRLRSYSKGMMQRVGIAQAILGKPKLLILDEPMSGLDPMGRRDVREAIQQLNRDGVTIFYSSHLLSDVESISHRVAMIVDGKIVREGTVDEITESCGVEYHVRTRQAILEADLPRGVSATGHPQEYICADDVARDRLLGFCLSNGIAVEKMDHKRPSLEDILTEEIARADA; this is translated from the coding sequence ATGAGTGATTTGATGATTGAAATTGAACACCTGCACAAGACGTATCGCAGTGGCTTTACGATGAAGCCGAAGCTTGCGCTCAAGGACGTGAGCTTCAATGTCGAAGCGGGCAAGGTGTATGGATTTATTGGACCTAACGGGGCGGGCAAGTCCACCACTATCAAGGTTCTGACAGGACTTTTGAATTTTGATTCGGGCAAGGTGCTTGTAAACGGCATCAGCCCGCGCGATGTGAAGAGCCGCCAGTATATCGGTTATTCTCCGGAACAGCCGTATTTTTACGATTATCTCTCGGGTCGTGAACTTTTGCGTTTTTACGGAAAGCTTGTGGGCCTCAAGGGCGCGGAACTCGAATCCCGTATTGGCTGGGCGCTTGAACTTTTGCACGCAAACAAGGACTGGATCGACCGCCGCTTGCGTTCGTATTCCAAGGGCATGATGCAGCGCGTGGGGATTGCCCAGGCGATTCTTGGCAAGCCGAAGCTTTTGATTCTCGACGAACCGATGAGCGGCCTGGACCCGATGGGTCGTCGTGACGTGCGCGAGGCTATCCAGCAGCTCAACCGCGATGGCGTGACGATTTTCTATTCGAGCCATTTATTGAGCGACGTGGAAAGCATCAGCCACCGCGTGGCGATGATTGTCGATGGCAAGATTGTCCGCGAAGGGACCGTCGATGAAATCACGGAATCCTGCGGTGTGGAATATCATGTGCGGACGCGCCAGGCGATTTTGGAAGCGGACTTGCCTCGCGGTGTTTCTGCAACGGGTCACCCGCAAGAATACATCTGCGCTGACGATGTCGCCCGCGATCGTTTGCTCGGCTTCTGTCTCTCGAATGGGATTGCCGTAGAAAAGATGGACCACAAGCGTCCGAGTCTCGAAGATATTTTGACGGAGGAAATTGCCCGTGCAGACGCTTAA
- a CDS encoding FISUMP domain-containing protein: MKFKFVAVLALFVAAIAFTACEKVENCHYDESAKTLKCQGQTYSTVETGGRVWMAENANLLNFDSSYCYGNNLDNCKKYGRLYDWKSANDACPTGWELPKQADFEKADFKALNIGKDGFRYYDGKFADENVSASFWTADAFDESRAVMVRVQDKVTYEHYNKTIAASVRCVKVK; this comes from the coding sequence ATGAAGTTCAAGTTCGTTGCCGTATTGGCTCTTTTTGTCGCCGCCATTGCATTTACTGCATGCGAAAAAGTTGAAAACTGTCATTACGATGAATCCGCCAAGACGCTCAAATGCCAAGGCCAAACCTATTCCACCGTCGAAACGGGTGGCCGCGTGTGGATGGCTGAAAACGCCAACCTTCTGAATTTTGATTCCAGTTACTGCTACGGCAATAACCTCGACAACTGCAAAAAGTATGGCCGCCTCTATGACTGGAAATCCGCCAATGACGCATGCCCCACAGGCTGGGAACTCCCTAAACAGGCTGACTTCGAAAAGGCTGATTTCAAGGCTCTCAACATCGGTAAGGATGGCTTCCGCTATTACGATGGCAAGTTCGCCGACGAAAACGTGAGTGCAAGCTTCTGGACTGCTGATGCATTCGACGAATCCCGCGCTGTGATGGTCCGCGTACAGGACAAAGTAACGTACGAGCATTACAACAAGACCATCGCCGCCTCCGTCCGCTGCGTGAAAGTAAAATAG
- a CDS encoding geranylgeranylglyceryl/heptaprenylglyceryl phosphate synthase: protein MKPGKTELRLNADIEKRGALFAVLLDPDTSDEAAFVKAGSMAAENGADLLLVGGSYLGNFTLPKQVAALKAAVDLPVILFPGGASQVVPGFDAMLFMTLVSGRNPNYLIDEQVRGGALVRALNMEAIPTAYQLINSGKRTTVEYISNTMPVPANKPKLSMVNSIAAELMGMRYVYLEAGSGAEEPVPVEHIAYTRKSTEMTIITGGGIKDPQTAAVRVAAGAQIIVTGTLWEKVNDPALLKEFAAAIHVKG, encoded by the coding sequence ATGAAACCTGGTAAGACTGAACTCCGTTTGAATGCTGATATCGAAAAGCGCGGTGCACTTTTTGCTGTGCTCTTGGATCCGGATACTTCGGACGAGGCCGCCTTTGTCAAGGCAGGCTCGATGGCGGCTGAAAACGGCGCGGACTTGCTTTTGGTCGGAGGTTCTTATCTCGGCAATTTCACGCTCCCGAAACAGGTCGCTGCCCTCAAAGCCGCTGTCGACTTGCCGGTGATTCTTTTCCCGGGTGGCGCTTCTCAGGTCGTTCCTGGCTTTGATGCCATGCTTTTCATGACGCTCGTGAGCGGCCGCAATCCGAACTACCTCATTGACGAACAGGTGCGCGGTGGCGCCCTCGTGCGTGCGCTCAACATGGAAGCCATCCCGACGGCTTACCAGCTCATCAACAGTGGCAAGCGTACGACGGTCGAATACATCAGTAACACGATGCCGGTGCCAGCCAACAAGCCGAAGCTCAGCATGGTGAACTCCATCGCTGCAGAACTCATGGGCATGCGCTACGTTTACCTCGAAGCGGGTAGCGGTGCAGAAGAACCTGTGCCGGTCGAACATATCGCTTACACCCGCAAGTCGACCGAAATGACGATTATCACCGGTGGTGGAATCAAGGACCCGCAGACAGCGGCTGTCCGCGTTGCCGCTGGCGCCCAGATCATTGTCACCGGCACCCTTTGGGAAAAAGTCAATGACCCGGCTCTTCTCAAAGAATTCGCCGCCGCAATTCACGTGAAAGGCTAG
- a CDS encoding FISUMP domain-containing protein — protein sequence MKSGPGNPAFLDGFLATLYELGTCTAESEGRTVELPCESKLFKDITCVSGAWTILDKNTPEEIEEAFSVTKGTMTDARDGKVYNTVTYSFEGSTYTWFAENLRYSDSLVQPVLEIDSAFFVKNQGRDGEFEEYINSRDSSYWETYAGYAVSDVIGGDSIVMDNGHFQGICPDGWHIPTRKEWSRVFYFAEKESGECYSQDCREQFEVYEGFGWYASQYLHQIGFGDITVEYMTFLDQEYKGAWSVWVLTMDNWKPMDYNVSDDPDVRISVRCVKN from the coding sequence ATGAAATCCGGACCAGGGAATCCCGCATTCTTGGATGGTTTCTTGGCAACCCTTTATGAACTTGGGACGTGTACTGCGGAATCGGAAGGGCGTACTGTAGAACTTCCGTGCGAGTCAAAGCTGTTTAAGGATATTACGTGTGTTTCGGGCGCGTGGACTATTTTGGATAAGAATACCCCGGAAGAAATTGAAGAGGCTTTCTCTGTTACGAAAGGGACGATGACGGATGCTCGCGATGGAAAAGTCTATAATACGGTGACGTACAGTTTCGAGGGTTCAACTTATACCTGGTTTGCTGAAAACCTGAGGTATAGCGATTCGCTTGTTCAGCCTGTTTTGGAAATTGATTCGGCTTTCTTTGTTAAAAATCAGGGCCGCGATGGTGAATTTGAAGAATACATCAATTCGCGTGATTCCTCGTATTGGGAAACTTATGCGGGATACGCTGTTTCTGACGTCATTGGTGGCGATTCGATTGTAATGGATAATGGGCATTTCCAGGGTATTTGCCCGGATGGGTGGCATATCCCGACTCGTAAGGAATGGTCTCGAGTATTTTACTTTGCCGAAAAAGAAAGTGGTGAATGTTATTCTCAGGATTGCAGGGAACAATTTGAGGTTTATGAGGGCTTTGGATGGTACGCCTCACAGTATTTGCACCAGATTGGATTTGGCGATATTACGGTGGAGTATATGACATTTTTAGATCAGGAATACAAAGGTGCGTGGTCGGTATGGGTACTTACAATGGATAACTGGAAGCCGATGGATTACAATGTGTCTGATGATCCGGATGTACGCATAAGTGTTCGCTGCGTCAAAAACTAA
- a CDS encoding TIGR02147 family protein codes for MKDVLEYTNYHQYIADYYAEKKAKSAFTWQTFTRAAGFSSPVFLKYVSEGRSNLSEETAGQVASAMGLANYEQDYFCEMVRFDHAKTDEEKKSIFNKMLAIADIHKVRVLEGDSFRYFDSWKNPVLRELAPAMPGAKPLALAKACRPEITAAEVSESLSFLIKANLLQKDENGNYVQTEKSVTTGPMDVTPVAVRGMHRQMGEFALETIEGVPQDQRHFSGLTLGITQSAYDEIVEEIAAFRKRIIAIATRDDETDEVYRLNVQFFPLTKKSVKKG; via the coding sequence ATGAAGGATGTACTAGAGTACACGAACTATCACCAGTACATCGCGGATTATTACGCCGAGAAAAAGGCAAAATCCGCGTTTACTTGGCAAACTTTTACGCGGGCGGCAGGGTTTTCGTCGCCGGTGTTCCTAAAATACGTGAGTGAAGGCCGCTCTAACTTGAGCGAAGAAACTGCAGGTCAAGTGGCATCTGCGATGGGCCTTGCAAATTACGAACAGGATTACTTTTGCGAAATGGTCAGGTTCGACCATGCGAAAACGGACGAAGAGAAAAAGTCCATTTTCAACAAAATGCTCGCTATCGCTGACATCCATAAAGTAAGAGTCCTTGAGGGAGATTCCTTCCGTTATTTTGATAGCTGGAAAAATCCGGTACTCCGTGAACTAGCCCCTGCCATGCCTGGCGCAAAACCGCTTGCGCTTGCCAAAGCCTGCCGCCCGGAAATCACTGCCGCCGAAGTCTCTGAATCGCTGAGTTTCTTGATCAAGGCGAACTTGTTGCAAAAAGACGAAAACGGCAATTATGTCCAAACTGAAAAATCCGTAACGACAGGACCTATGGATGTGACTCCTGTGGCTGTTCGCGGAATGCATCGCCAGATGGGCGAGTTCGCACTTGAAACTATTGAAGGTGTGCCGCAAGATCAACGCCATTTTTCTGGCCTCACGCTCGGTATCACGCAATCTGCTTACGATGAAATTGTTGAGGAAATCGCTGCATTCCGCAAGCGCATCATTGCGATTGCCACGCGCGATGACGAAACGGACGAGGTCTACCGACTGAACGTTCAGTTTTTCCCGTTGACAAAAAAGAGTGTTAAAAAGGGTTAG
- a CDS encoding FISUMP domain-containing protein: protein MNIKKWLMAFLTPLALIACSEVDSLVPNAPSGEPYGLSSSSDEAPASSSSVVFDGSNVVYRGMNVYTAPYGSVQIYELDSVTFDTTRRVPYSWNFSSKPLYLVTPDIDSIVIDSLSLKSPYVMLSTDYSNRRYNIVDVRDANAFAVDKKTYFESIRARYLMKFGMSFAEAKKQASKEVLESFGFYANLFDKPEAENVQDPNYRIYMAFIEDFMKYTTEDTVVAKIEKCGNLTCGTEFLKTRFLTESLNMLNDLSWNMTRAENDDDLDQYAMLDIEKSRRNLLFLKSFVAHLLDAGLCTAENEGKAFEILDKNIMLTCRSEGWEFSYKEMKHSMGTMTDERDGKTYKTVTYDINGKTQTWLAERLDYNASELQVPCEHRASCCGMYDVGGAFSLDASIIETRKMCFQRHLKDCPECEESDFWNECEEGLERSLDTLKYRQHMDSVMVEKGVYQGVCPNGWHIPTRGEMDSLLDYMVESYNPTVPKKHENIDRKGLVGDYLHRTFLGNPTGFGLTSDEYDFYVVDEYNRACSAVDRYSCYGDEFPSMAESYVRCIKD from the coding sequence ATGAATATTAAAAAGTGGCTCATGGCGTTTTTGACGCCGCTTGCGTTAATCGCTTGTTCTGAAGTCGATAGCTTGGTGCCGAATGCTCCTTCGGGCGAGCCGTATGGTTTGTCATCGAGTAGCGATGAAGCTCCTGCTTCAAGTTCGAGTGTTGTGTTTGACGGCTCGAATGTAGTTTATAGGGGAATGAACGTTTATACTGCTCCATATGGGTCTGTTCAGATATATGAACTTGATTCTGTAACTTTTGATACCACGAGAAGAGTTCCTTATAGTTGGAATTTTAGTAGTAAACCTTTGTATTTGGTAACTCCTGATATCGATAGCATTGTTATTGATAGTTTATCTTTGAAAAGTCCTTATGTTATGCTTTCGACGGATTATTCCAATCGACGCTATAATATTGTTGATGTTCGGGATGCGAATGCCTTTGCCGTTGACAAGAAGACGTACTTTGAAAGTATTCGAGCTCGTTATCTGATGAAATTTGGAATGAGTTTTGCTGAAGCCAAAAAACAGGCAAGCAAGGAAGTTCTTGAATCGTTTGGTTTTTATGCTAATTTGTTTGATAAACCCGAAGCTGAAAATGTGCAAGATCCTAACTATAGAATCTACATGGCGTTTATCGAAGATTTTATGAAATATACGACAGAGGATACGGTTGTTGCAAAAATTGAAAAGTGCGGCAATCTTACTTGCGGTACGGAATTTTTGAAGACGCGATTCTTGACGGAATCGCTGAATATGCTGAATGACCTTAGTTGGAACATGACTCGTGCGGAGAATGATGACGATCTAGATCAGTATGCCATGTTGGACATTGAAAAATCTCGTAGAAATCTTCTCTTCTTGAAATCCTTCGTAGCTCATTTGCTTGATGCGGGCTTGTGCACTGCAGAAAATGAGGGAAAAGCTTTTGAAATTCTCGACAAAAACATTATGTTGACATGTCGTTCAGAGGGATGGGAATTTTCGTATAAAGAAATGAAACATTCCATGGGAACGATGACGGATGAACGTGATGGAAAAACGTATAAGACCGTGACCTATGATATAAATGGAAAAACGCAGACTTGGCTCGCAGAACGCTTGGACTATAACGCTTCTGAATTGCAGGTGCCTTGCGAACATCGAGCGAGCTGTTGTGGCATGTACGATGTCGGTGGCGCTTTTAGCTTGGACGCTTCGATAATTGAAACAAGAAAAATGTGCTTTCAGCGCCATTTGAAAGATTGCCCGGAGTGTGAAGAGTCTGATTTCTGGAATGAGTGTGAAGAAGGCCTTGAACGGAGTCTTGATACATTGAAGTATCGTCAACATATGGATTCCGTTATGGTTGAAAAGGGCGTGTATCAAGGCGTTTGCCCCAATGGCTGGCATATTCCCACGCGTGGGGAAATGGATTCTTTGCTGGATTATATGGTGGAATCGTATAATCCGACTGTTCCGAAGAAGCACGAAAATATTGACAGAAAAGGGTTGGTCGGGGATTATTTGCATCGTACTTTCTTGGGTAATCCGACTGGATTTGGGCTGACTTCGGACGAGTATGATTTTTACGTGGTTGATGAATACAATAGGGCATGCTCTGCGGTAGATAGATACAGTTGCTATGGAGATGAATTTCCGAGTATGGCTGAATCGTATGTCCGCTGCATCAAGGACTAA
- a CDS encoding FISUMP domain-containing protein, which translates to MNYSKMGGQFACKMVTLLAFMFAACSEDVGNSPLAHEGGYTEEQASLENIKVVAQARLFETKIDENDTTKVKFVSSVPEGSVVRMSELDSVNFSATGLVYYSQSKDTSGVFSFDSVSLKSPYVMLELSPYECGEWYDLTDQERKWVDGCVVNGTTHYMVYSLIVDLRKVKNVGINVATTIETKRLLGLVGQGMSFEDAKRKSESEILSALGIYGVPYRFDKAESQENQDEILFASYVVGFTPKTEAGLANAFAKVGSFKAIPNVKNDFVEGIVSWFDAEWIGDDVKVRLHDLMHNFMASLWKLDPCSAGNEGYSTAFTYDVHRDIDFVCKNGAWSYLVHYVVPDSVGAILGEMTDSRDGSKYKTVTYNVDGGAQTWLAENLKYKSADGIYFWNDAMALPDSIALIPYEDCIEEDSYTNCDRLQAEKSNLDYERLWAITDSVKATGKNYQGICPDGWHLPDANEWKKLRAYVEGKVNVRMLDYRMDMMAIAGFGESDKKIGAKYAVKIDSTFKALNNTDLVNSTVISIYSIGSKWAYISRKAKFNATQSEYLGKNEVSVRCVKD; encoded by the coding sequence ATGAATTACTCAAAAATGGGCGGGCAATTTGCCTGCAAAATGGTGACGTTGCTCGCTTTTATGTTTGCGGCGTGTTCCGAGGATGTTGGTAATTCCCCGCTTGCGCATGAAGGCGGCTACACGGAAGAACAGGCGTCTCTTGAAAATATTAAAGTAGTGGCGCAAGCAAGGCTGTTTGAAACAAAAATTGATGAAAATGACACTACTAAGGTCAAATTTGTTAGTTCAGTTCCTGAGGGCTCTGTTGTAAGAATGTCAGAACTGGATTCTGTCAATTTTAGCGCAACGGGTTTGGTTTACTATAGCCAATCTAAAGATACTTCGGGCGTGTTCAGTTTTGACAGTGTCTCGCTGAAGAGTCCTTATGTTATGCTTGAATTGTCTCCTTACGAATGCGGGGAATGGTATGACTTGACGGATCAAGAGCGTAAATGGGTAGACGGCTGTGTCGTTAATGGAACTACTCATTATATGGTGTATAGTTTGATAGTTGATTTGCGAAAGGTTAAGAATGTCGGTATCAATGTGGCGACGACTATAGAGACTAAACGACTGCTGGGCTTGGTTGGCCAAGGAATGAGTTTTGAGGATGCTAAACGAAAATCCGAAAGTGAAATACTCAGTGCTTTGGGGATCTATGGTGTTCCTTATCGTTTTGATAAGGCTGAGTCTCAAGAAAATCAAGATGAAATCTTATTCGCGAGTTACGTGGTCGGCTTTACACCTAAAACTGAGGCTGGTTTGGCAAATGCGTTTGCTAAAGTTGGCTCTTTTAAAGCAATACCTAATGTGAAGAACGACTTTGTTGAAGGAATTGTTAGCTGGTTTGATGCCGAATGGATTGGCGACGATGTGAAGGTTCGTCTGCATGACCTTATGCATAACTTCATGGCGAGCTTGTGGAAATTGGATCCGTGTTCTGCTGGAAATGAGGGCTATAGCACTGCGTTCACCTATGATGTACACAGAGATATTGATTTTGTTTGTAAAAATGGAGCTTGGTCCTATTTAGTCCATTATGTGGTTCCTGATAGTGTCGGTGCTATTTTGGGCGAAATGACGGATTCCCGTGATGGATCGAAATATAAGACTGTTACATATAATGTTGACGGCGGTGCGCAAACATGGCTTGCAGAAAATTTGAAGTATAAATCTGCAGATGGTATTTATTTCTGGAATGATGCAATGGCTTTGCCGGATTCCATTGCGTTGATTCCTTATGAGGATTGTATTGAAGAAGATTCTTATACGAATTGCGATCGCCTGCAGGCGGAAAAAAGCAATCTTGATTACGAGAGACTTTGGGCTATAACGGATTCCGTCAAGGCGACTGGGAAAAACTATCAAGGTATATGTCCTGATGGATGGCATCTTCCAGATGCAAATGAATGGAAAAAGTTGCGTGCTTATGTGGAAGGAAAAGTAAATGTTCGCATGTTGGATTATAGAATGGATATGATGGCGATTGCCGGATTTGGAGAATCTGATAAAAAAATTGGAGCTAAGTATGCTGTAAAAATCGATAGCACGTTTAAAGCTTTAAATAATACTGATCTTGTGAATTCTACGGTAATCTCGATTTATAGCATTGGATCTAAATGGGCATATATAAGTCGAAAAGCGAAATTTAATGCTACGCAATCAGAATATCTAGGTAAAAATGAAGTTTCTGTTCGTTGTGTTAAGGATTAA